The Sphingobium sp. JS3065 genomic sequence GCCGCGAACCGAAGGAAGGGTCAAGGCCGCCAGCGTCAATCGCGCATCCCCCAGAGCCGCATCCAGCCCTTCAACGCCTTCATGCCCGCGTCGCCCGCCTTGTTGGCGGCAAGTCCCGCTTCCACATTGCGCTGGGCGGCGTCGACCATGTCCTGAGCGACCTCTATGCCCTGCATCTGGATGTCGATCATCCGCTTCTGCATTTCGAGGCCGACATTGAGCAGTTCGAACATCAGGCCGCCTCTTTCGCCGCCACGGCCGACGCCAGCCCGGCCGCCCATTTCGTGATGTCGCCCGCGCCGAGGCAGATGATCATGTCATCCGCCTGGACATCCGCCGCGATCACGCGGGCCAGGTCGTCGGCGCCCTCCACCGTCGTCGCATGGCGATGCCCCCGGCGCTTCAGCCCGGCGACCAGTTCGGTGCTGTCCACGCCCTCTATGGGCTGCTCGCCCGCCGGATAGACCGGGGCGGCATAGACAATGTCGGCGTCGTTGAAGGCCTGCTGAAATTCGTCCATCAGGTCGCGCAGACGAGTGAAACGGTGCGGCTGGACCACGGCGATGACGCGGCCTTTCGCGCCTTCGCGGGCGGCGGCGAGCACCGCCTTGATCTCGACCGGATGGTGGCCGTAATCGTCGATCACGGTCGCGGCCCCGCCACTCACGGCGATTTCCCCGACCTTGGTGAAGCGGCGCTTCACGCCCCCGAACTTGGCGAAACCGGTCTGGATCGTCGCGTCCTCGATGCCCATTTGCAGCGCCACGCCGATCGCCGCCATGGCGTTCAGCACATTGTGGCGGCCCGGCATCGGCATTTCGATGCCCTCGATCCGGCGGAGCGACCCGTCACGCTCGCGGATCTGCACGTCGAAACGGTTGCCGCCGGGGATCGGCTGCACATTCTCGCCGCGAATATCCGCCTGGGCCGAGAAACCATAGGTGACGATGCGCCGGTCCTGCACGCGGGGCAGGATAGCCTGCACCTCCGGATGATCGAGGCACAGCATCGCCGCGCCGTAGAAAGGCACGTTCTCGACGAATTCGACAAAGGCGTCCTTCACCTTGTCGAAGCTGCCATAATGGTCGAGATGCTCGGGATCGATATTGGTCACGACCGCCAGCGTGCCGTCCAGGCGCAGGAAGCTGCCGTCGCTCTCATCGGCCTCCACCACCATCCACTCGCTGTTGCCGAGGCGGGCGTTGGAACCGTAGCTGTTGATGATGCCGCCATTGATGACGGTCGGGTCCACCCCGCCCGCGTCCAGCAGCGCCGCGACCATGGAAGTGGTCGTGGTCTTGCCATGGGTGCCCGCGATGGCGACGGTCGACTTCAACCGCATCAGTTCGGCCAGCATCTCGGCACGGCGGATCACCGGCACGCGGCGTTCCAGCGCCAGATCGACTTCCGGATTGCCCTTCTTGATCGCGGTGGAGGTCACGACCACGGCGGCGTCACCCAGATTTTCGGCCTTGTGGCCGATCATCACGTCGATGCCCTTCTTGCGCAGCCCTTCCACGACATAGCCTTCCGCCACGTCGGACCCCTGAACCTTGTAACCCAGATTATGCATCACTTCGGCGATGCCGGACATGCCGATGCCGCCAATGCCGATGAAATGGATCGTGCCGATGTCGGTGCCGACACCCTTCATGCGCGGGATTCCTTATGTGCAAAATAAAGAGGGCCGTTCGGGCTGAGCGAAGTCGAAGCCGCCCGCTGAACGTAGTGAAGCGGAGGTTGTTTGAAAGTCATGCAGGAACGCCCTGCAAATTGAGGCTGGTCGGCGTCGGGCCGACGCGCAGCGGGTCATTGACGATGGGCGCGGGACCGATGCTTTCCAGCAGGTCGGCCATGTCGCGCGCGGCATTGGGGCGGCCGCAGGCGCGGGCGCGTCTGGCGGCGTTCTGGAGGGCGCCGGGTTCCAGCGCCATCTTCTGCATCTGCTTGGCCAGTTCGACCGCCGTGAAGCGCGCCTGCGGGATGGTGCGCGCGCCGCCCGCCTCTGTCATTTCGCGGGCATTGGCGGTCTGGTGGTCGTCCATCGCGCTGGGCAGCGGGATCAATATCGCCGGACGGCCCGCGCAGGTCAGCTCCGCCAGCGTCGAAGCCCCCGCCCGCGCAATCACCAGATGCGACCAGCCCAGTTTTTCCGGCACATCGTTGAAATAGGTCGCAAGGTCCGCCGGGATTTCCAGATCGGCATAGAGTTTGCGCACGCGCTCAATGTCCTCGGCGCGGCATTGCTGGGTCACTTGCAGGCGGCGGCGCAGGCTGAGCGGCAACATGCCCAGGCCATCGGGCACCACGCTCGACAGGATCGTCGCCCCCTGACTGCCGCCGATCACCAGCACGCGGAAGACGCTCTCGTCGGTGAGCGCCGGAAACTCCTCCTCGCGAAGCTGCTTCACTTCATCGCGCACGGGATTGCCGATCAGATGGACCTTGTCGGCATATTTGCCCTTGAGCCGCTGAACATCCGGATAGGCCGTCACGATCGCATCGACCCGGCTCGCCAGATAGCGGTTCACCCGGCCCAGCACGGCATTCTGCTCATGGATTGCGGTCGGGATGCCATCGGCCAGCGCGCCCAGCAGGGCAGGCATCGCCGGATAGCCGCCGAAGCCGACCACCGCGGTCGGGCGGAACGTCTCGTTCAGGCGCCGGGACATGGCGCGACCCGCCAGGATCGCCTTCAACGCCCCTGCCCAGCTTTTCGGATTCCTGGTCATACGCCCGGCGGGCATGACATGGACCTGTGCCTTGTCGAAGATGCCGGGAATCTTCGCGCCGCGCTCATCCGTCACCAGCGCGACATGATGGCCGCGCAGCATCAGCTCTTCCGCAACGGCATGCGCCGGAATCATATGACCACCCGTCCCGCCCGCGGCGAGGACGAAGTGTCGGGAAATGCTCATCGACCACTCCATTTGACGACCGTGTGCCGACCCATGAAGGGATTGCGCCGCGTGAACGCGAGCAGCAGGCCGACGCCGATACAAAGCGCCAGCATAGAGGAGCCGCCATAGCTGATAAAGGGCAGCGTCATGCCTTTGGAAGGAAATATCTGCGCGTTCACGCCCATGTTGATGATCGCCTGCAATCCGAATTGCGTGGTCAGGCCCGCCGCGGCGAGGATGGTGAAATTATCGTCCTCGTCCAGCATGCGCAGGAACACGCGCACGACGATGGCCAGATAGACGCAGGCGATGCCGATGCAGGCGAGCAGGCCGAATTCCTCCCCGATGACGGAGAAGATATAGTCGGTATGCGCCTCTGGCAGGCGGAATTTATTCTGCCCGCCACCGGGTCCGACGCCCAGGAAACCGCCATGGGTGATGGTGCGGAAGGCGAGTTCGGTCTGGTCCGGCCCGACATCCTGCGCCACGCCGATGCCCAGGAAGTCGTTGATGCGCTGGCGGCCATTTTCATAGAACATATACATCATGACCAGCCCGCCCAGGCCCAGCCCGGTCATGGCCCCGATGAAGCGCATCGACACGCCCGACAGCAGCAGCAAACCACCCCAACAGGCGAGGAAGATCACCGTCTGGCCGAAGTCCGGCTGCTTCATCAGGATCGCCGCGATCAGCAGCGTCAGCACGCCCGTCAGCGGGATCACGGGCAGCGTCATATCCTTGCCGCGCAAGGAGAGCAGCCAGGCCATGGTGACGACGTAGGCGGGCTTCAGGAACTCCGATGGCTGAAAACGGAAACCCGGCAGGTCGATCCAGCGCTTCGCCCCGTTCACCACGGAGCCGAGCACCGGCACCAGCAGCAGCGCCACCGCGAAGACGATGCACAGGATGAAGGCCAGCCTGCGCGCCTGCGTTCGGGGGAGCATGGAAATCACCAGCATGACCGGCAGGCCTATGAACACCCACATCAACTGGCGATAGAAATAAATGAGCGGAGTCACCGAAACCGTGCTGGTCGACCGGTCGATCGCCGCGACGGGCGAAGCGGCGGCCACCGCCACCAGTCCGATCGCCATCAACGCGACGATCAGCGACAACAGCAAGCGGTCGATTTCCCAGAACCAGATGGCCAGCGCCGTGCGCTCACGCGGGACGGTGCGGTTCCTGAACTCTTTGACAAGCTCGCCTGCCCTGAACATGCCCCGGCCCCTCCAATGCAACCTATTCCAACGCCGCGACGGCGGCGGCGAAGGCATCACCCCTCGCCTCGAAATCGCGGAACTGGTCGAAACTCGCGCAGGCGGGCGACAGCAGCACCACATCCCCCGGCTGCGCCACCCGCGCCGCGCGGCGAACGGCGGCGGATAGCATCTCGCTGTCATCCACCGCCATAGAGGCACGCAACAGTTCAGCGAACATAGGCCCCGCTTCACCGATGGTATAGGCATGGGCGACATTGCCGAAATAGGGCGCGCATTCATCCAGATTGTCGGTCTTGGCGAGGCCGCCGACGATCCAGTGCAGCCGCTTGCGCCCATCGACCGGCGGGTAGGCGGCCAGCGCCGGCGCGGTCGAGGCGGCGTTGGTCGCCTTGCTGTCGTTGACGTAGAGGACGCCGTTCAACTCCCGAACCCGCTGCATCCGGTGCGGCAGGCTGGCATAGCTTTGCAGGCCCTGTTCGATGGTCGCCTCATCGATGCCGAGCGCGCGGGCGACGGCAATCGCGACGGCGGCGTTCTGGGCGTTGTGCGGCCCCTGGAGAGACGGCCAGCCGGCTTGCGCTGCGGGATCGATGTCGCCGGATCGCACCTCAACCACAGCGCGCCCCTTCAAATCATCCGCAATTTTGCGGCTAGGCTCATCTTCGGCGGCAATGACGGCGACATGCCCCGCCGACTGCATACCGAACAACCGCGCCTTCGACGCCACATAGCCTTCAAAGCCATTATAGCGATCCAGATGATCCGGCGTGATGTTGAGCAGCACCGCCACATCGCAATCCAGGCTTTGCGTCAGGTCGATCTGATAGCTCGACAGTTCCAGCACATAGACGCCGCCGTCCGGCAGCGGATTCTGGCCAAGGATGGGCAGGCCGATATTGCCGCCCATGCGGGTCGGGATGCCCGCCGTCTCGATGATATGATGGACCAGCGCGGTGGTCGTGGATTTGCCGTTGGTGCCGGTGATGCCGACCACGCGATGACGGGGCAATGCCGGGCGGGCCAGCGCGAACAATTCTATGTCGCCTATGATTGGCACCCCGGCCAGCTTGGCATGCATGGCGATGGGATGTTTGTTGAGCGGCACGCCGGGCGACACGACCACGCCGTCAAAGCCCTTGAGGTCGATCTCCGCCGGATCGGCCAGTTCCGCCTTGGCCGCGACGGCGGCGCGGGCTTCTTCCCGGCTGTCCCAGGCGACGACCTGCGCCCCGCTCGCCGCCAGGCATTCGACTGTGGCGAGGCCGGATCGCGCCAGCCCCAACACTGCGTAGCGCTTGCCCGCAAAGATGTCGGATACGATCCCCATCGCGCTCACCGCAACTTCAGCGTGGCGAGACCGGCCAGCGCCAGCACGAAGGAAATGATCCAGAACCGGATCACGACGGTCGGCTCGGCCCAGCCCAGTTGCTCGAAATGATGGTGGATCGGCGCCATCTTGAACACGCGCTTGCCGGTCCGCTTGTAGAAGAAGACCTGGATGATGACCGACATGGCCTCCACCACGAACAGCCCGCCGATCACGCCCAGCACGATTTCATGATGCGCGGTGACGGCGATCACGCCGATGGTGCCGCCCAGCGCCAGACTGCCCGTATCGCCCATGAACACGGCGGCGGGCGGCGCGTTGAACCAGAGGAAGGCCAGGCCCGCCCCGATGATCGCGCCGCACAGGATCGTGAGGTTGCCCGCCCCCGGCACATGCGGGATGCCCAGATAATTGGCGAAATCGGCGCGCCCGACCAGATAGACGATCGCCGTGAAGGCAAGGCAGGCGATGATGACCGGCATGGTGGCAAGCCCGTCGAGGCCATCGGTCAGGTTCACCGCATTGCCGAACGCCACGATCACAAAGGCCGCGAAAAGGAAATAGAACGGCCCCAACTCGATCGCCGGACCATTGTAGAAGGGCACATAGAGCGCGGTATTGCCATGCTGGCTGACAATCAGCCACGCCGCAAAGCCCGCGATCAGAAATTCGAAGGCAAGGCGCATCTTGCCGGAAAGCCCCTTGTGGCTGGCCTTCGTCACCTTGTCATAGTCATCCATGAAGCCGATGGCGCCAAAGCCCAGGGTCACGAACAGGCATGCCCAGACATAGATGGACGACAGGTCCATCCACAGCAGCACCGACGACACCATGGATGTCAGGATCATCAGGCCGCCCATGGTCGGCGTGCCCCGCTTGGCGAGGTGCGTCTGCGGGCCGTCGTCGCGGATTGGCTGGCCCTTGCCCTGCCGCACCCGCAACC encodes the following:
- a CDS encoding FtsW/RodA/SpoVE family cell cycle protein, with the protein product MFRAGELVKEFRNRTVPRERTALAIWFWEIDRLLLSLIVALMAIGLVAVAAASPVAAIDRSTSTVSVTPLIYFYRQLMWVFIGLPVMLVISMLPRTQARRLAFILCIVFAVALLLVPVLGSVVNGAKRWIDLPGFRFQPSEFLKPAYVVTMAWLLSLRGKDMTLPVIPLTGVLTLLIAAILMKQPDFGQTVIFLACWGGLLLLSGVSMRFIGAMTGLGLGGLVMMYMFYENGRQRINDFLGIGVAQDVGPDQTELAFRTITHGGFLGVGPGGGQNKFRLPEAHTDYIFSVIGEEFGLLACIGIACVYLAIVVRVFLRMLDEDDNFTILAAAGLTTQFGLQAIINMGVNAQIFPSKGMTLPFISYGGSSMLALCIGVGLLLAFTRRNPFMGRHTVVKWSGR
- the mraY gene encoding phospho-N-acetylmuramoyl-pentapeptide-transferase, with the protein product MLYWLAQTMDFAGVFNLIRYLSFRAGAAIATALIIGLVIGPRFIGWLRVRQGKGQPIRDDGPQTHLAKRGTPTMGGLMILTSMVSSVLLWMDLSSIYVWACLFVTLGFGAIGFMDDYDKVTKASHKGLSGKMRLAFEFLIAGFAAWLIVSQHGNTALYVPFYNGPAIELGPFYFLFAAFVIVAFGNAVNLTDGLDGLATMPVIIACLAFTAIVYLVGRADFANYLGIPHVPGAGNLTILCGAIIGAGLAFLWFNAPPAAVFMGDTGSLALGGTIGVIAVTAHHEIVLGVIGGLFVVEAMSVIIQVFFYKRTGKRVFKMAPIHHHFEQLGWAEPTVVIRFWIISFVLALAGLATLKLR
- the murC gene encoding UDP-N-acetylmuramate--L-alanine ligase encodes the protein MKGVGTDIGTIHFIGIGGIGMSGIAEVMHNLGYKVQGSDVAEGYVVEGLRKKGIDVMIGHKAENLGDAAVVVTSTAIKKGNPEVDLALERRVPVIRRAEMLAELMRLKSTVAIAGTHGKTTTTSMVAALLDAGGVDPTVINGGIINSYGSNARLGNSEWMVVEADESDGSFLRLDGTLAVVTNIDPEHLDHYGSFDKVKDAFVEFVENVPFYGAAMLCLDHPEVQAILPRVQDRRIVTYGFSAQADIRGENVQPIPGGNRFDVQIRERDGSLRRIEGIEMPMPGRHNVLNAMAAIGVALQMGIEDATIQTGFAKFGGVKRRFTKVGEIAVSGGAATVIDDYGHHPVEIKAVLAAAREGAKGRVIAVVQPHRFTRLRDLMDEFQQAFNDADIVYAAPVYPAGEQPIEGVDSTELVAGLKRRGHRHATTVEGADDLARVIAADVQADDMIICLGAGDITKWAAGLASAVAAKEAA
- the murD gene encoding UDP-N-acetylmuramoyl-L-alanine--D-glutamate ligase, encoding MGIVSDIFAGKRYAVLGLARSGLATVECLAASGAQVVAWDSREEARAAVAAKAELADPAEIDLKGFDGVVVSPGVPLNKHPIAMHAKLAGVPIIGDIELFALARPALPRHRVVGITGTNGKSTTTALVHHIIETAGIPTRMGGNIGLPILGQNPLPDGGVYVLELSSYQIDLTQSLDCDVAVLLNITPDHLDRYNGFEGYVASKARLFGMQSAGHVAVIAAEDEPSRKIADDLKGRAVVEVRSGDIDPAAQAGWPSLQGPHNAQNAAVAIAVARALGIDEATIEQGLQSYASLPHRMQRVRELNGVLYVNDSKATNAASTAPALAAYPPVDGRKRLHWIVGGLAKTDNLDECAPYFGNVAHAYTIGEAGPMFAELLRASMAVDDSEMLSAAVRRAARVAQPGDVVLLSPACASFDQFRDFEARGDAFAAAVAALE
- the murG gene encoding undecaprenyldiphospho-muramoylpentapeptide beta-N-acetylglucosaminyltransferase; the protein is MSISRHFVLAAGGTGGHMIPAHAVAEELMLRGHHVALVTDERGAKIPGIFDKAQVHVMPAGRMTRNPKSWAGALKAILAGRAMSRRLNETFRPTAVVGFGGYPAMPALLGALADGIPTAIHEQNAVLGRVNRYLASRVDAIVTAYPDVQRLKGKYADKVHLIGNPVRDEVKQLREEEFPALTDESVFRVLVIGGSQGATILSSVVPDGLGMLPLSLRRRLQVTQQCRAEDIERVRKLYADLEIPADLATYFNDVPEKLGWSHLVIARAGASTLAELTCAGRPAILIPLPSAMDDHQTANAREMTEAGGARTIPQARFTAVELAKQMQKMALEPGALQNAARRARACGRPNAARDMADLLESIGPAPIVNDPLRVGPTPTSLNLQGVPA